One genomic window of Luteitalea pratensis includes the following:
- a CDS encoding glucoamylase family protein: MPSRTPSIRRRHVLTGLGGGLALAAAGFRAARAQQASKGAAASAAEGEGLLDEIQRATFDFFWEQTDPATGLVRDRFSVRAASDSRTAASIAATGFGLTAICIGARRQYVPMEEARDRAIAALQFLDGSMPTHRGFFYHWADVHTGARIWDSEISSIDTAILLCGVLTCGEYFRDSAAAELAARIFDRVDWTWLSADTAFLPHGWRPEVGFLQYRWDVYSELMMMYLLGLGSSTFPLPVETWHAWKRTIFEYDGLRYIGSFAPLFVHQYSQAWFDFRGRRDRYGDYFRNSATATEVHRRFCLELAERFPHFSDDLWGITASDSEHGYVAWGGPPEVGPLDGSVVPSATTGSLPFMPKETLRVLRTIRTRYSRAWSRYGFVNAFNPMTDWYDPDVVGIDTGITLVMAENLRTGFVWETFMRNVNVRRALQRAGFRSY; the protein is encoded by the coding sequence ATGCCCTCGCGAACCCCATCCATCCGTCGTCGCCACGTTCTCACAGGGCTCGGAGGGGGCCTGGCGCTGGCTGCCGCCGGTTTCCGGGCCGCTCGCGCCCAGCAGGCATCGAAGGGGGCGGCGGCGTCCGCGGCCGAGGGCGAGGGGCTGCTCGACGAGATTCAGCGCGCCACCTTCGACTTCTTCTGGGAGCAGACCGACCCCGCCACGGGACTCGTTCGCGATCGCTTCAGCGTCCGTGCCGCCAGCGATTCGCGAACGGCGGCGAGCATCGCCGCGACGGGGTTCGGCCTGACGGCCATCTGCATCGGCGCGCGTCGACAGTATGTGCCGATGGAGGAGGCGCGCGACCGCGCCATTGCCGCGCTCCAGTTCCTCGACGGGAGCATGCCCACGCACCGTGGCTTCTTCTACCACTGGGCCGACGTGCATACCGGCGCGCGCATCTGGGATTCGGAGATTTCGTCGATTGACACGGCGATCCTGCTGTGCGGCGTCCTCACGTGCGGCGAGTACTTCCGCGACTCGGCGGCGGCGGAGCTGGCGGCGCGGATCTTCGACCGGGTGGACTGGACATGGCTCTCGGCCGACACGGCGTTCCTGCCGCACGGCTGGCGACCCGAGGTCGGCTTCCTTCAGTATCGATGGGACGTCTACAGCGAGCTGATGATGATGTACCTGCTCGGTCTCGGGTCCTCGACGTTCCCGCTGCCGGTCGAGACCTGGCATGCGTGGAAGCGGACGATCTTCGAGTACGACGGGTTACGCTACATCGGCTCGTTCGCGCCACTCTTCGTCCACCAGTACTCGCAGGCCTGGTTCGACTTTCGCGGCCGCCGCGACCGTTACGGCGACTACTTTCGCAACTCGGCGACGGCCACCGAGGTCCATCGCCGGTTCTGCCTGGAGCTGGCTGAGCGGTTCCCGCATTTCAGCGACGATCTCTGGGGAATCACTGCCTCGGACTCGGAGCACGGCTACGTCGCCTGGGGCGGTCCGCCAGAGGTCGGGCCGCTCGACGGGTCGGTCGTGCCGAGCGCCACGACCGGTTCGTTGCCGTTCATGCCGAAGGAAACCCTGCGTGTGCTGCGCACGATTCGCACGCGATATTCCCGCGCCTGGAGCCGCTACGGTTTCGTCAACGCGTTCAACCCGATGACCGACTGGTATGACCCCGACGTCGTCGGTATCGACACCGGCATCACGCTCGTGATGGCCGAAAATCTGCGGACCGGCTTTGTGTGGGAGACCTTCATGCGCAACGTGAACGTGCGCCGCGCGCTCCAGCGCGCGGGATTCAGGTCCTACTGA
- a CDS encoding nuclear transport factor 2 family protein: protein MRYLTLGIMLCASLVVGSTVQAQPIDPQIAAPVTRFIDAFNKGDVAGAAATHASAADLVIIDEVAPYLWRGAKAFETWMGDLDRDAKAKGITDQQVTLGKVTRVETNGTSAYVVVPSAYAFKEKGVAMREEAQMTFVLKKDPAGWSIHGWTWTGPRGKKITTATK, encoded by the coding sequence ATGCGGTATCTGACTCTCGGCATCATGCTCTGCGCCAGCCTCGTCGTCGGATCGACGGTGCAGGCGCAGCCAATCGATCCTCAGATCGCGGCCCCCGTCACCAGGTTCATCGATGCCTTCAACAAGGGCGATGTGGCCGGCGCGGCGGCGACGCATGCGTCGGCAGCCGACCTCGTCATCATCGACGAAGTGGCGCCTTACCTGTGGCGTGGTGCGAAGGCGTTCGAGACGTGGATGGGCGATCTGGATCGCGATGCCAAGGCGAAGGGCATCACCGACCAGCAGGTGACGCTCGGCAAGGTGACGCGTGTCGAAACCAACGGCACCTCGGCCTATGTCGTCGTTCCATCGGCCTATGCCTTCAAGGAGAAGGGCGTCGCGATGCGCGAAGAGGCGCAGATGACGTTTGTCTTGAAGAAGGATCCCGCTGGCTGGTCGATCCATGGCTGGACGTGGACTGGCCCGCGAGGGAAGAAGATCACCACCGCAACGAAGTAA
- a CDS encoding YCF48-related protein — MTRLDRVTQILDQAIGGPNVNIGVHRAFWRGLTREQFVTKKVFDLPLVTVSDGQHSNLVKALRGESPFGIDLPTPPPDAEFSRMPAGLAAVAEEDIAFIQQWIDDGCPDEPPVVNELRWRATNAPRASSRTDDIWFVDPAIGWAVNSNGQIVHTEDGGTSWVEQLHDEDVYFRCVGFASRTRGWAGTLTASKRLFQTRDGGGHWTAVSNLPPGTPAAICGLSVVNDQVVFASGTNFPNRPPAVIKTVDGGQTWTAIDMKPFADLLIDTFFTSPDTGWVVGGKTDQPPATRTNVRPVVLRTEDGGRTWVDRAAAIQGVFPRGEWGWKIQFLDDGVGFVSLENFNAGAILKTLDGGLTWTRHAINDPQLNANLEGVGFVDAQHGWVGGWGDANFQRLSSSETRDGGITWKDANEIGKAINRFRFFGRPVTVGYASGETVYKYSSEPTRAPRAAAAEERPRFLESLEPVSAVGPLTIGVTVPPAAERLTVRIWDRFGDFVLMLVDEPDPRAGRRELTWDRHDATGERRPPGYFIWRVTVDGVSESRLVRLQ; from the coding sequence ATGACCAGACTCGACCGCGTCACCCAGATTCTCGATCAGGCGATCGGCGGACCGAACGTCAACATCGGCGTGCATCGTGCGTTCTGGCGGGGCTTGACACGCGAACAGTTCGTCACGAAGAAGGTGTTCGACCTGCCGCTGGTGACCGTCTCCGATGGGCAACACTCGAACCTGGTCAAGGCGCTCAGAGGAGAGTCGCCGTTCGGCATCGATCTGCCGACTCCGCCACCTGACGCCGAGTTCAGTCGTATGCCAGCCGGCCTTGCCGCAGTGGCGGAAGAAGACATCGCGTTCATTCAGCAATGGATCGACGACGGCTGTCCGGATGAGCCGCCAGTGGTCAACGAACTGCGTTGGCGAGCCACGAATGCACCCCGCGCGAGTTCGCGCACTGACGACATCTGGTTCGTAGATCCAGCAATCGGGTGGGCCGTCAACAGTAATGGCCAGATTGTGCACACCGAAGACGGCGGGACGTCGTGGGTCGAGCAGTTGCACGACGAAGACGTCTATTTTCGGTGCGTGGGGTTTGCGTCTCGCACGCGCGGCTGGGCGGGCACGCTGACCGCTTCCAAGCGGCTCTTCCAGACTCGCGATGGCGGTGGACACTGGACGGCAGTTTCCAACTTGCCACCGGGAACACCGGCGGCCATCTGTGGATTGTCCGTGGTGAACGATCAGGTGGTCTTCGCCTCGGGAACGAATTTTCCAAACAGGCCGCCCGCGGTGATCAAGACCGTCGACGGTGGTCAGACATGGACGGCGATTGACATGAAGCCGTTTGCTGACCTGCTGATCGATACGTTCTTCACCAGCCCGGATACCGGGTGGGTCGTCGGGGGCAAGACCGATCAACCACCAGCGACGCGAACCAATGTACGGCCGGTGGTGCTCCGTACGGAGGATGGCGGGCGGACCTGGGTCGACCGGGCCGCAGCGATCCAGGGGGTGTTTCCTCGCGGAGAGTGGGGGTGGAAGATTCAGTTCCTGGACGACGGCGTCGGGTTCGTCTCGCTGGAAAACTTCAACGCCGGCGCCATTCTGAAGACGCTGGATGGTGGGCTCACCTGGACCCGACACGCCATCAACGACCCACAGCTCAACGCCAACCTGGAGGGCGTGGGGTTCGTCGACGCGCAGCATGGGTGGGTCGGCGGGTGGGGCGACGCCAATTTCCAGCGACTCTCGAGCAGCGAGACCCGCGACGGCGGCATCACCTGGAAGGATGCCAATGAAATCGGGAAGGCCATCAACCGCTTTCGCTTCTTCGGTCGCCCCGTCACGGTGGGCTACGCCTCTGGCGAGACGGTCTACAAATACTCCTCCGAGCCCACGCGTGCCCCCCGGGCGGCGGCAGCCGAGGAACGGCCGCGATTTCTGGAATCGCTGGAGCCTGTCTCGGCCGTCGGTCCTCTGACCATTGGCGTGACGGTGCCGCCGGCGGCGGAGCGCTTGACCGTCAGAATCTGGGATCGGTTCGGCGAC
- a CDS encoding VOC family protein, with protein sequence MRSGSALAFLFVLLLLAAPSSAQLSAAKEGPVVYGHHHVNATSIAAHSTFWVDTLGGVPITIGGRQIVKFPNVLVFLREQAPTGGSIGTTADHLGLAVPDLRPVIDKLKAGGYRMITRDSVPADWAVSDDITRSPAGGRPIAFVLGPDDLKVELVQIADQKAPAMLQHVHFFGPERDEMQAWYVKVFGARAGAPAPGARFLTAALPGVSLNFSASPAPVVGTKGRVVDHVGFEIDDLPTFLKKLDAMGIRPENVRQVPDLGIAIAFITDPWGTLIELTEGLDKIQ encoded by the coding sequence ATGCGCTCAGGCTCGGCACTGGCGTTCCTCTTCGTGTTGCTCCTGCTCGCCGCTCCGTCGTCGGCACAGCTGTCTGCGGCCAAGGAGGGCCCCGTCGTCTACGGTCATCATCACGTCAACGCGACGAGCATTGCAGCGCACTCGACGTTCTGGGTCGACACGCTGGGCGGTGTTCCGATCACCATTGGTGGCCGCCAGATCGTCAAGTTCCCCAACGTGTTGGTCTTCCTCCGCGAGCAGGCGCCGACAGGCGGCTCGATCGGGACGACAGCCGATCACCTCGGCCTGGCGGTGCCGGACCTCCGACCGGTGATCGACAAGCTGAAGGCCGGCGGTTACCGAATGATCACGCGCGACTCGGTGCCGGCTGACTGGGCGGTGAGCGACGACATCACGAGAAGCCCGGCAGGTGGACGTCCGATCGCATTCGTACTGGGCCCGGACGATCTCAAGGTGGAACTCGTGCAGATCGCGGACCAGAAGGCGCCGGCGATGCTCCAGCATGTGCACTTCTTCGGACCGGAGAGAGACGAGATGCAGGCCTGGTACGTCAAGGTGTTCGGCGCACGCGCGGGTGCGCCAGCGCCAGGCGCGCGGTTCCTGACGGCAGCCTTGCCAGGCGTCTCGCTGAACTTTTCCGCCTCGCCTGCTCCTGTCGTCGGCACGAAGGGCCGTGTCGTCGACCACGTGGGTTTCGAGATCGACGACCTTCCGACCTTCCTCAAGAAACTCGACGCGATGGGGATCAGGCCGGAGAACGTGCGTCAGGTGCCCGATCTCGGCATAGCCATCGCGTTCATCACCGATCCGTGGGGAACGTTGATCGAACTGACCGAGGGGCTCGACAAGATCCAATGA